One segment of Brassica napus cultivar Da-Ae chromosome C3, Da-Ae, whole genome shotgun sequence DNA contains the following:
- the LOC111203869 gene encoding uncharacterized protein LOC111203869 isoform X2 codes for MTLRPSFRSRGNPSKAASASRGSDRNQGGSFLISMKEVLDDGGSKPVVETTPTEVVAQDAAPLPEVQVPEADYQAPKGTSEVEPSRHKRPRTDQGGAPTRSSSSSSRGGTVGWSFTHSKPGSILDDSWGLAAIMRHLKSVGCPLPALKDLTNRDEYLDIAHCMGQLAGAVNRAQLRFENALCAAPNAGELAEVTEMVKAAKADLDQARVRISELEAEVTRLGSKADAQQGEIESQKLDIQVKSRRINDLEAARKIAEHQVRELIASSQDSQKNKEAEVKLAVREGKKEVAEAYGKILVCVKEKFARKKDEVNALVYAQELQANADLLKDMLNNKIQSVEEEYNQLVALLPEATTAYEKAQVSDFSVSKLPLPQISESSVEAAIGGDGNVVDEGVPAGAGDPIQEEKED; via the exons ATGACTCTGCGACCATCATTCCGTTCTAGGGGTAACCCCTCTAAAGCTGCCAGTGCTTCTCGTGGAAGCGACAGGAACCAAGGAGGATCGTTCCTTATCTCAATGAAGGAAGTTTTGGACGACGGAGGATCCAAACCTGTTGTCGAGACTACTCCAACTGAGGTTGTAGCTCAGGATGCTGCTCCTCTCCCTGAGGTCCAGGTGCCGGAGGCTGACTACCAGGCTCCGAAGGGTACCTCTGAGGTCGAGCCGTCGAGACACAAGAGGCCCAGGACCGATCAGGGCGGAGCTCCCACccgttcttcttcctcgtcctctagaGGAGGGACTGTTGGGTGGAGCTTTACCCATTCGAAGCCTGGGTCGATCCTGGACGACTCTTGGGGCCTAGCTGCGATAATGAGGCACCTGAAGAGCGTGGGATGTCCCCTTCCAGCGCTCAAGGACCTGACTAACCGAGATGAGTATCTCGATATTGCCCACTGTATGGGTCAG TTGGCTGGGGCTGTTAACAGGGCCCAGCTCAGGTTTGAGAATGCTCTGTGTGCTGCCCCCAATGCTGGTGAACTTGCTGAGGTTACCGAGATGGTTAAGGCAGCCAAAGCCGATCTTGACCAAGCCCGGGTTCGAATTTCTGAACTCGAAGCCGAAGTGACGAGGCTAGGCTCGAAGGCCGATGCTCAGCAAGGAGAGATCGAGAGTCAAAAGCTCGATATCCAGGTGAAGAGCAGGAGGATCAATGATTTGGAGGCTGCTCGAAAGATAGCTGAGCATCAAGTACGTGAGCTCATTGCCTCATCCCAGGATAGCCAGAAGAACAAGGAAGCTGAAGTCAAGCTGGCTGTCAGGGAAGGGAAGAAAGAAGTCGCCGAAGCTTACGGCAAGATCCTGGTCTGTGTTAAGGAGAAGTTTGCTAGGAAGAAAGATGAGGTCAACGCCTTGGTGTACGCTCAGGAGCTCCAAGCTAATGCCGACCTCTTGAAGGATATGCTGAACAACAAGATCCAAAGCGTTGAAGAGGAGTACAACCAATTGGTGGCCTTATTACCAGAAGCGACAACTGCGTATGAGAAGGCTCAAGTCTCTGACTTCTCGGTCAGCAAGCTTCCTCTTCCCCAGATCTCGGAGAGTTCAG TCGAGGCAGCAATAGGAGGTGATGGCAATGTGGTCGATGAGGGAGTTCCTGCCGGTGCTGGTGATCCGATTcaggaagagaaggaagattga
- the LOC111203869 gene encoding uncharacterized protein LOC111203869 isoform X1, which produces MTLRPSFRSRGNPSKAASASRGSDRNQGGSFLISMKEVLDDGGSKPVVETTPTEVVAQDAAPLPEVQVPEADYQAPKGTSEVEPSRHKRPRTDQGGAPTRSSSSSSRGGTVGWSFTHSKPGSILDDSWGLAAIMRHLKSVGCPLPALKDLTNRDEYLDIAHCMGQLAGAVNRAQLRFENALCAAPNAGELAEVTEMVKAAKADLDQARVRISELEAEVTRLGSKADAQQGEIESQKLDIQVKSRRINDLEAARKIAEHQVRELIASSQDSQKNKEAEVKLAVREGKKEVAEAYGKILVCVKEKFARKKDEVNALVYAQELQANADLLKDMLNNKIQSVEEEYNQLVALLPEATTAYEKAQVSDFSVSKLPLPQISESSAPVEAAIGGDGNVVDEGVPAGAGDPIQEEKED; this is translated from the exons ATGACTCTGCGACCATCATTCCGTTCTAGGGGTAACCCCTCTAAAGCTGCCAGTGCTTCTCGTGGAAGCGACAGGAACCAAGGAGGATCGTTCCTTATCTCAATGAAGGAAGTTTTGGACGACGGAGGATCCAAACCTGTTGTCGAGACTACTCCAACTGAGGTTGTAGCTCAGGATGCTGCTCCTCTCCCTGAGGTCCAGGTGCCGGAGGCTGACTACCAGGCTCCGAAGGGTACCTCTGAGGTCGAGCCGTCGAGACACAAGAGGCCCAGGACCGATCAGGGCGGAGCTCCCACccgttcttcttcctcgtcctctagaGGAGGGACTGTTGGGTGGAGCTTTACCCATTCGAAGCCTGGGTCGATCCTGGACGACTCTTGGGGCCTAGCTGCGATAATGAGGCACCTGAAGAGCGTGGGATGTCCCCTTCCAGCGCTCAAGGACCTGACTAACCGAGATGAGTATCTCGATATTGCCCACTGTATGGGTCAG TTGGCTGGGGCTGTTAACAGGGCCCAGCTCAGGTTTGAGAATGCTCTGTGTGCTGCCCCCAATGCTGGTGAACTTGCTGAGGTTACCGAGATGGTTAAGGCAGCCAAAGCCGATCTTGACCAAGCCCGGGTTCGAATTTCTGAACTCGAAGCCGAAGTGACGAGGCTAGGCTCGAAGGCCGATGCTCAGCAAGGAGAGATCGAGAGTCAAAAGCTCGATATCCAGGTGAAGAGCAGGAGGATCAATGATTTGGAGGCTGCTCGAAAGATAGCTGAGCATCAAGTACGTGAGCTCATTGCCTCATCCCAGGATAGCCAGAAGAACAAGGAAGCTGAAGTCAAGCTGGCTGTCAGGGAAGGGAAGAAAGAAGTCGCCGAAGCTTACGGCAAGATCCTGGTCTGTGTTAAGGAGAAGTTTGCTAGGAAGAAAGATGAGGTCAACGCCTTGGTGTACGCTCAGGAGCTCCAAGCTAATGCCGACCTCTTGAAGGATATGCTGAACAACAAGATCCAAAGCGTTGAAGAGGAGTACAACCAATTGGTGGCCTTATTACCAGAAGCGACAACTGCGTATGAGAAGGCTCAAGTCTCTGACTTCTCGGTCAGCAAGCTTCCTCTTCCCCAGATCTCGGAGAGTTCAG CTCCAGTCGAGGCAGCAATAGGAGGTGATGGCAATGTGGTCGATGAGGGAGTTCCTGCCGGTGCTGGTGATCCGATTcaggaagagaaggaagattga